GCGAGTATTGATGCGTGAAGCAATTGGCGGAGGTTTAGGTTGTGGCGCGAAGCTATACCAAGCCGAGCCTCACCGCTGCGATCGCGATTAGGTGAGGCTTCCCAGAACGGCGAAAGATTGGGGAGTGCCGTAGCGCCGAACATCGCGTCCAGTTGAGCGCTCGGATACTGTTGTCGCTGTTGACGGCGGTGCAGAACAAGAGATCGGGCAACCCATTGCCGTTGCAGTGCCAAAACCAGCCAGAAAAACTTCTGCTCCGTAAAGTGGGTCGATCGGCGTGGCATCGATCCGACTGCTTCCGCCTTAGAACCAGATCGAGTTTTCATCCCTCTTCAGTTAATTTATGGAGAGCATAAAAAGTCGCTCTGTCCTCCCTCTGTTTTATATTCTGTTCTCCCTCTGTTTATATGATGTCCGAGCCCACTCGAACTAAAATCTCTCATTTAAACTATTCACTTCCGGAAGTAGCCAATGAGGGATAACCCGGCAAAGATTTGCCGGTGAAATAATAGGGTGGTGTAAATATGCTTGCAGAGGCCGGCGACTCCCTTCAGTATGCTGATAATGCCAGCAGTGTATCGCTTTCAGGTTTTCGACCAGTCAGTCAGGGGCATCCTCTTCGAGTGCTCGTCACGGCCAAACTCAAGAGCTACGGTGCAGCGAAGCAGCAGCAGCCCGAAGGAGGAGAGCCCAAACACCACAAGGACTAGAACAACCGAGCGGATAACCTGCACCAAGCAACGCAGTGAGGGAAAGTGGGGTGGATCCTTTGCAATCTCCAGGTCAAGCCAACCTTCTATTTAGCCTTCAAACCTATAGGAGGTCATGTCCACTTATCAGCACGAGCTGAGCTCAGCAGAATACCGGGAGGAAGGTCACGAGCCAACGATGTGAAAGTGGGCGGAATTTGACAGGAACGAACGCAGTTGAGTAGATATCAGACCGAGGCGGCATTCACACCCAAAAATTCAGTCTTCTGAAGCACAACGCTTAGTTGACAATGCTCATTGCAAAAGAGCACCTCGATTAATTCGCCTAAGACCGAAGATCGGACCAACGGCACGGGCATTTCAGACGCCGGTACACCTCAATCCGGCTTTTTCGAGGCACCCAAACCGTTTTGTAGTTCGATTGTTCTTATCTGGTGTAACTGCCCGCTCTCGCGGTTGGCGCTGCGAGCGCACGCGCACCAGGACACCGCACGGGTAGAGACTCCGCACCTTAATAAGATCTTGAAAATAAGAACATAAGTACCGATTTCTTCGGCATGTTAAGACAGCAATTACAGCGATCGCGAACCCATGTGCCGAACTGTATCCAGTACGCATCATTCGTAATGTTTATTTATGGTGCAGATGCGCTGGGCATGCAAGATACGGTTAACATAATGCCTAAACGCACGATCCGCATGCACCTTAAGCCTTTGGCCACTCTAGTTTTGTCCGCAGGTTTATGAGAATATTTCGGCGTTTCGATGTTAGAGGTGCGACGCGGTAGAGAAGAGTTACTAAAAAAGACCTGTGTCGCGAACTTTGTGGTGCGGATATTCGTCAACGCAGACGACAAGTGCCCTGATGCCAATTAGCAGTCGAGAGGGAGACCGAAACGTGAACACTGTTTTTACTAAGCTCAAGGATTTTGTGGGTCTCAATGAGGCCGAAGACTACGATTACGACTATGCCGAATCTGACGGTAACGATTACGCTGCTTATTCCGAGGAAACTGCGCCTGCTATGGATGTAGAAGACCGTTCGAGTCGTCGTCGCTTGCGCGAGCGCGCTACCAGTTCCGAGTCCAGTCGGGCTGCTGCCAGTGTTGCTGCCTCGCGCAGTAATGTCATCGGGATGCCGGGCGTTAATGCCAGCATGTTTGAAGTGATCGTGATCGAGCCGCGCTCGTTTGAAAAGATGCCGCAAGTGATTCAGGCGCTGCGCGAGCGGAAGTCCGTCGTGCTGAACCTGACGATGATGGATCCCGAGGAAGCTCAGCGCGCGGTCGACTTCGTAGCCGGAGCGACTTATGCGATCGACGGTCACCAAGAGCGCGTTGGCGAAAGCATCTTTTTGTTCACGCCGAACTGCGTTCAGGTGACGACTCAGACGGGTGTCGTTCATGAAGTTGCACCACCTCTGCAGCGCGATCCGACGCGCTCGCCTTTAGCCGGTCCGCCCACATCTGCTTGGGCTTCCGAGGCGCACTCCATCGCCCAATAATGTCTGTTGCATGTGAGTTTAGCCTCTTGCACCGATCGAGCTCGGATGGCACGCTACGTAGCGGCAATCGAATCCGGCAATCCTTGCAGGAGGCAACTTCTTTGAAGTTCGAACCGAACGTATAGACCGACTGTATAGAAATCGTGGCGACAATTTTCGGAATCGTTGGCGGCGGGGTAATGGGCGAAGCGCTTTTATCCCGCTTGCTTGCGCTTGGAGTTTACGAACCGGATCGTATTTTAGTCAGCGATCCATCAATAGAGCGGCGCCAGCACTTGCATCAGCTTTATCACGTCTCGACCACGACCGATAATCGCCAGCTTTGGTGTAAATCGGACATCGTATTGATGGCAGTAAAGCCGCAGGTTTTTGCGCGGGTCGTCGCAGAGTTAACTCTGGGTGAATCGAATGCCGATGCTCCGGCTGCAACGCCGCTCGTGCTCTCAATCCTGGCAGGAACGCCGCTGGAGCGACTGGAAGCAGCTTTGCCGGGCTGTCCGGTCGTACGTGCGA
This region of Rubidibacter lacunae KORDI 51-2 genomic DNA includes:
- a CDS encoding cell division protein SepF, with protein sequence MNTVFTKLKDFVGLNEAEDYDYDYAESDGNDYAAYSEETAPAMDVEDRSSRRRLRERATSSESSRAAASVAASRSNVIGMPGVNASMFEVIVIEPRSFEKMPQVIQALRERKSVVLNLTMMDPEEAQRAVDFVAGATYAIDGHQERVGESIFLFTPNCVQVTTQTGVVHEVAPPLQRDPTRSPLAGPPTSAWASEAHSIAQ